Proteins co-encoded in one Rubinisphaera margarita genomic window:
- a CDS encoding sulfatase produces MRSLNHFFAAGVAMAILGSLCCSEMKAADRPNVLFIAVDDLRVELGCYGDSIVKSPNIDKLAERGLLFEQAYCQQAVCNPSRASALTGLGLDTLDIHDLPTHFRQRFPEIVTLPQHFKQNGYETRNIGKMFHNWVQEEYKGDARSWSKPAVMHYANHGYDKPMVDGELPENLSPVPRTEIRDVPDEAYFDGRIAQLAIETLNEIKDEPFFLAVGFWKPHTPFNAPKKYWDLYDREEIELANHPDPPQNVPDIALHNGREIRRAFRDRPDGRPTDEEARALRHGYYAATSFVDAQIGKVLDELERLGLNDNTVVVFWSDHGFHLGEKSLWAKTSNFELDARVPMIIAAPGQEEGLRTEAIVELLDMYPTLVDFCGLEPPPHRLEGTSLRPLWNDPNGQVKPASLTQHPRPAYPEKGEDPDVMGFSIRTPQYRYTEWRDYKSGDIVAAELYDHEKDRWETRNIIDSEQGRKVQPRLHKLLDQTRSREHTKS; encoded by the coding sequence ATGCGTTCTTTGAATCACTTCTTCGCCGCCGGCGTGGCAATGGCGATACTGGGCAGTCTCTGCTGTTCCGAGATGAAGGCCGCCGATCGGCCCAACGTGCTGTTCATTGCCGTTGATGATCTGCGGGTCGAACTCGGCTGCTATGGCGATTCGATCGTCAAGTCGCCGAACATCGACAAGCTGGCCGAACGGGGGCTGTTGTTCGAACAGGCCTACTGCCAGCAGGCGGTCTGCAACCCGTCCCGGGCCTCGGCACTGACCGGGCTTGGGCTCGATACGCTCGATATTCACGACCTGCCGACGCACTTTCGGCAGCGTTTTCCGGAGATCGTGACGCTGCCACAGCACTTCAAGCAGAACGGCTACGAAACGCGGAACATTGGTAAGATGTTCCACAACTGGGTGCAGGAGGAATATAAGGGCGATGCCCGTTCCTGGAGCAAGCCGGCGGTGATGCATTACGCCAATCACGGGTACGACAAACCGATGGTTGACGGCGAGCTGCCCGAGAATCTGAGCCCGGTGCCGCGCACCGAGATCCGCGACGTGCCCGATGAAGCCTATTTCGATGGGCGAATCGCTCAGCTCGCGATTGAGACGCTCAACGAGATCAAGGACGAGCCGTTCTTTCTCGCCGTCGGTTTCTGGAAGCCCCATACTCCGTTCAACGCGCCGAAGAAGTATTGGGATTTGTACGATCGCGAAGAGATTGAACTGGCCAACCATCCCGATCCCCCGCAGAACGTGCCCGACATCGCTCTGCACAACGGACGGGAAATTCGCCGGGCGTTCAGGGATCGTCCCGATGGGCGTCCGACTGATGAAGAAGCCCGGGCGTTGCGGCACGGCTACTACGCGGCGACCAGTTTCGTCGATGCCCAGATCGGCAAAGTGCTCGATGAGCTCGAACGTCTCGGTCTGAACGACAACACGGTCGTCGTCTTCTGGTCCGATCACGGTTTCCATCTCGGCGAGAAATCGCTGTGGGCCAAGACCTCGAACTTCGAGCTCGATGCCCGCGTGCCGATGATTATCGCTGCTCCCGGTCAGGAAGAAGGCCTGCGGACCGAAGCAATTGTCGAACTGCTCGATATGTATCCGACTCTGGTCGACTTCTGTGGACTCGAGCCGCCGCCGCATCGCCTCGAAGGAACGAGCCTGCGTCCGTTGTGGAACGATCCGAATGGTCAGGTGAAGCCGGCTTCGCTGACGCAGCATCCTCGACCGGCTTATCCGGAAAAGGGTGAAGATCCCGATGTGATGGGCTTCTCGATCCGCACGCCGCAGTATCGCTACACCGAATGGCGTGACTACAAGAGCGGAGACATCGTGGCAGCCGAGCTTTACGACCACGAGAAAGATCGCTGGGAAACGCGGAACATCATCGACAGCGAACAGGGCAGGAAGGTGCAACCCCGTCTGCACAAGCTGCTCGATCAGACCCGCAGCCGTGAACACACGAAATCGTAA
- a CDS encoding MerR family transcriptional regulator, producing MFLSPRQVAHALQVSESSVKRWCDKGDVETQYTSGGHRRISTTTLLRFLRESHRPLVHPEILGLPGILDLASLSETDSAAELCNALLALDEDRCREINSALYLSGKPVLEICENVIARALNLIGDRWECGEAEVYHERRGCEIAALLVHDLRRLLPVPPAAAPLAIGGGISGDPYRLPTLMVETVLRELGWRAISLGENIPLSSFATATRALQPRLVWFSLSYITDEDALVDGYRSFYADCGRLASIAVGGQAVNQDLLRRIPFSVHCPKLADLPAFVKSIEPLPA from the coding sequence ATGTTTCTGAGCCCGCGACAAGTTGCTCACGCGCTCCAGGTCAGCGAATCCTCCGTGAAACGCTGGTGCGATAAGGGCGATGTGGAGACGCAGTACACCAGCGGGGGCCATCGCCGGATCAGCACGACGACCCTGCTGCGGTTTCTGCGCGAGAGCCATCGCCCGCTGGTACATCCCGAGATTCTCGGCCTGCCCGGAATCCTCGATCTGGCGTCGCTCAGCGAGACCGATTCCGCTGCCGAACTCTGCAATGCACTGCTCGCGCTCGATGAAGATCGATGTCGCGAGATCAACTCGGCTCTTTATCTCTCCGGCAAGCCGGTGCTTGAGATCTGCGAGAACGTCATCGCACGGGCTCTCAATCTCATCGGAGATCGCTGGGAATGCGGCGAAGCCGAGGTGTACCACGAGCGACGCGGTTGCGAGATCGCCGCCCTTCTCGTCCACGATCTGCGGCGACTGTTACCCGTCCCTCCCGCTGCAGCTCCGCTGGCCATCGGCGGCGGCATTTCGGGAGACCCTTATCGGTTGCCCACATTGATGGTCGAAACCGTGCTGCGGGAACTCGGCTGGCGAGCCATTTCCCTGGGCGAGAACATTCCGCTGTCTTCCTTCGCCACAGCGACGCGTGCTCTTCAACCGCGACTGGTCTGGTTCAGCCTCTCGTATATCACCGATGAAGACGCGCTGGTCGACGGTTACCGAAGCTTCTACGCGGACTGCGGCCGGCTCGCTTCCATTGCCGTCGGTGGTCAGGCCGTGAATCAGGATTTGCTGCGGAGGATTCCATTTTCCGTGCATTGCCCTAAGCTGGCAGATCTGCCTGCATTCGTAAAATCGATCGAGCCGCTGCCTGCTTGA
- a CDS encoding sigma-70 family RNA polymerase sigma factor yields MANDMVNSVSASVRKFGQIDRSQNVELMVTGVTRSVKRKRMTSRRLKELAASLVEMEVDFIPDKRYQEQNAAAEFQNDDVFEYLETTPPERKDNLSHEAYEMASRVAQMPLLSPTNEQKYFSQMNYLKFRFNQLRSRIDPDQPDRKLVLEADRTIRQAYVVRDLLIRSNMRLVISVTKKFVTSQMSFDELFSDGVLALMQAVEKFDIGRGYRFSTYAYYSVSRSMYRFTRRLRKRMLTVDTFDRDLSDEKPAEALWPEQTWSTVSQTLAEMITHLDEREQWIIRQRFSLDGPGKTPTYKALAEKLGVCNERVRQLEKRALLKLRNMQESIQLDDLVATMPV; encoded by the coding sequence ATGGCAAATGATATGGTGAACTCAGTCAGTGCGTCTGTTCGGAAATTCGGTCAGATCGACCGCTCACAGAACGTCGAGTTGATGGTGACGGGCGTGACCCGGTCCGTGAAACGTAAACGAATGACGAGCCGGCGACTCAAAGAGCTGGCCGCTTCTCTGGTCGAGATGGAAGTCGATTTCATTCCGGACAAACGCTACCAGGAACAGAACGCAGCCGCGGAGTTCCAGAACGACGACGTGTTCGAATATCTGGAAACGACCCCGCCAGAACGTAAAGACAACCTGTCTCATGAAGCGTACGAAATGGCTTCACGGGTAGCTCAAATGCCGCTTCTCTCTCCGACGAATGAGCAAAAGTACTTCAGTCAGATGAACTACCTCAAATTCCGCTTCAATCAGCTGCGGTCTCGCATCGATCCGGATCAGCCTGACCGGAAGCTGGTCCTCGAAGCGGATCGCACGATTCGACAGGCCTACGTCGTTCGCGACCTGTTAATTCGCTCAAACATGCGGCTGGTGATCTCCGTCACGAAGAAGTTTGTTACCTCGCAGATGTCCTTCGACGAACTCTTCAGTGACGGAGTCCTGGCCCTGATGCAGGCGGTGGAGAAGTTCGACATCGGCCGCGGTTATCGCTTCAGCACGTATGCCTACTACTCTGTCTCACGAAGCATGTATCGCTTCACGCGGCGATTGCGAAAGCGGATGCTGACTGTCGATACGTTCGATCGGGATCTGAGTGATGAGAAGCCGGCCGAAGCCCTCTGGCCCGAGCAGACCTGGTCGACGGTTTCCCAGACTCTGGCCGAGATGATCACGCATCTCGACGAACGGGAGCAATGGATCATTCGGCAGCGATTCTCGCTCGACGGACCTGGCAAGACGCCGACCTACAAGGCTCTGGCTGAAAAATTGGGGGTCTGCAATGAGCGTGTCCGGCAGCTCGAGAAGCGGGCCCTGCTGAAACTGCGCAATATGCAGGAATCGATTCAGCTCGACGATCTGGTGGCGACAATGCCTGTCTGA
- a CDS encoding exo-alpha-sialidase, with product MKIRSAFFAAMLVACGGFLQLANPVAAAEKRPNILFIITDDQAQETLSCYGDKYCDTPNLDRLAAEGMVIDDAHHMGSWSGAVCTCSRTMIMTGKSLWRIPDRNKKGPKGTPQARKQAAEQSMPAIFNRAGYATFRTCKTGNSFDEANRLFQVSKVAMRREGTEETGSAWHAEQVLKYLDDRESQQAEKPFLIYFGFSHPHDPRNAIPELAAKYGASNEGPGDKPSSKSPPLPDNYLPGHPFHHGHPGLRDEEKVQGVMTRRDEATVRNERGREFACIEYIDQQIGRVLDRLEKTGELDNTYIFFTSDHGMSVGRHGLMGKQNLYEHTWKVPFLAKGPGIKAGSRAAGNIYLLDVLPTICDLAGIEVPDTVEGQSFRAVLEGKKDSIRDVMYGVYCGGTKPGMRSIKKDGWKLIEYDVLDGQVRETQLFNLQDNPREFLVEHHDPQLEKRLGIAPGPHQIDLAEDPHFADKRAELEKLLAKAMKEFDDPYELSPNPAPTKVTFDRDKAVLEENLIPHGPLPKKHQTHASTITEAADGTLLASWFGGTREGNPDVKIWLSRKPVGEPWSEPEMIDSGNRMVDGKETEFACWNPVLFTHPDGTIYFWYKVTGSNELVGPQNWWGAVRTSTDNGKTWSERTWLPKIDPIGDYKVFKPYDGILAGPVKNRPIILPDGRLLCGSSTETTHGWRVHFEIYPAEDWTGQKGKVEVTKPLMGGKEGIQPSFLVHATDKSVLQVLTREDGQAWSYDGGHTWTDVVAGPVDTSVGLHAVTTTDGWHFLTFNPVKRTPLSLARSRDGKNWETILPELSYNEGKEVDYPTIMQARDGKLHVVHSWGREQITHLVLDTEYLQRTASADEK from the coding sequence ATGAAAATCAGATCTGCCTTTTTTGCGGCCATGCTGGTCGCCTGTGGCGGCTTCCTGCAGCTGGCGAATCCTGTCGCCGCGGCGGAGAAGCGGCCGAACATCCTGTTCATCATTACTGACGATCAGGCTCAGGAAACACTCAGTTGCTATGGCGACAAGTATTGCGACACGCCCAATCTCGATCGACTCGCCGCCGAGGGCATGGTGATCGATGATGCTCATCACATGGGATCGTGGAGCGGAGCCGTCTGCACCTGTTCCCGGACGATGATTATGACCGGGAAAAGTCTCTGGCGGATTCCCGACAGGAACAAAAAGGGGCCGAAAGGAACGCCGCAGGCTCGGAAGCAGGCCGCCGAGCAAAGCATGCCGGCGATCTTCAACCGGGCCGGCTATGCCACGTTCCGAACCTGTAAAACCGGGAACAGCTTCGACGAAGCCAATCGACTGTTTCAGGTCAGTAAAGTGGCCATGAGGCGGGAAGGGACCGAGGAAACTGGCAGTGCCTGGCATGCCGAGCAGGTGCTCAAATACCTCGATGATCGGGAATCGCAGCAGGCCGAGAAGCCGTTCCTCATCTACTTCGGATTCTCGCATCCGCACGATCCCCGCAATGCTATTCCCGAACTGGCTGCCAAGTACGGAGCCAGCAACGAGGGGCCCGGAGACAAACCGTCCAGCAAGTCTCCGCCGCTGCCGGACAACTATCTCCCTGGTCATCCTTTCCATCACGGGCATCCGGGATTGCGGGACGAAGAGAAAGTTCAGGGCGTGATGACGCGTCGCGATGAAGCGACCGTTCGCAACGAACGCGGCCGCGAGTTTGCCTGCATCGAATACATCGATCAGCAGATCGGTCGCGTGCTTGATCGCCTCGAGAAAACGGGCGAGCTCGACAACACGTATATCTTCTTCACCTCCGATCACGGGATGTCCGTCGGACGCCATGGTTTGATGGGCAAGCAGAACCTCTACGAGCACACCTGGAAAGTTCCGTTCCTCGCCAAAGGCCCGGGCATCAAAGCGGGCAGCCGGGCGGCAGGAAACATCTACCTGCTCGACGTCCTTCCGACCATTTGCGATCTGGCCGGAATTGAAGTGCCCGACACTGTGGAAGGTCAGAGCTTCCGTGCTGTTCTCGAAGGGAAGAAGGACAGCATTCGCGATGTGATGTACGGCGTCTACTGCGGTGGAACGAAGCCGGGCATGCGGTCGATCAAGAAGGATGGCTGGAAGCTGATCGAGTACGATGTTCTTGATGGGCAGGTCCGTGAGACGCAGTTGTTTAATCTGCAGGACAACCCGCGTGAGTTTCTGGTTGAACACCACGATCCGCAGCTCGAGAAGCGTCTCGGCATCGCTCCCGGTCCGCATCAAATCGATCTGGCTGAAGATCCCCACTTTGCCGACAAGCGGGCCGAGCTTGAGAAACTGCTGGCGAAAGCGATGAAAGAGTTTGACGATCCGTATGAGTTGAGCCCGAATCCGGCTCCGACGAAGGTCACCTTCGATCGCGACAAAGCGGTCCTTGAAGAGAATCTGATTCCGCACGGCCCGCTGCCGAAAAAGCATCAGACGCATGCTTCGACGATCACTGAAGCAGCCGACGGAACACTGCTCGCTTCCTGGTTCGGAGGAACGCGCGAAGGCAATCCCGATGTCAAAATCTGGCTGAGCCGTAAGCCGGTCGGAGAGCCCTGGTCGGAACCGGAGATGATCGATTCCGGAAACCGGATGGTCGACGGTAAGGAAACCGAGTTCGCCTGCTGGAACCCGGTCCTCTTCACGCATCCGGATGGCACGATCTACTTCTGGTACAAAGTCACCGGCTCCAATGAGCTGGTCGGACCGCAGAACTGGTGGGGAGCCGTGCGGACTTCCACCGACAACGGGAAGACCTGGTCAGAACGGACCTGGCTGCCGAAGATTGATCCGATCGGAGACTACAAGGTCTTCAAACCGTACGACGGCATTCTGGCCGGGCCGGTGAAGAATCGCCCGATCATTCTGCCAGATGGTCGGTTGCTCTGCGGCTCCAGTACGGAAACGACCCATGGCTGGCGGGTGCACTTCGAGATCTACCCGGCCGAAGACTGGACCGGACAGAAAGGGAAGGTTGAAGTCACTAAGCCGCTGATGGGCGGCAAGGAAGGGATTCAGCCGAGCTTCCTCGTGCATGCCACCGACAAATCGGTGCTGCAGGTGCTGACCCGCGAAGATGGACAGGCCTGGTCGTACGATGGCGGTCACACCTGGACCGACGTTGTCGCCGGACCGGTTGATACCTCCGTCGGACTGCACGCTGTCACCACAACCGACGGCTGGCATTTTCTCACGTTCAACCCCGTCAAACGCACCCCGCTCAGCCTGGCCCGTTCCCGCGACGGCAAGAACTGGGAAACGATTCTGCCCGAGTTGAGCTACAACGAGGGGAAAGAGGTCGACTACCCGACCATCATGCAGGCTCGCGACGGCAAACTGCACGTTGTTCACAGCTGGGGACGCGAGCAGATCACCCATCTGGTGCTCGATACCGAGTATCTGCAGCGGACGGCCTCGGCTGACGAGAAGTAA
- a CDS encoding arylsulfatase: MSYDSRTDPRNDMLNRSLILSVLSLLIGVTVFTPAEAGQPNIISILSDDIAQGDLGCYGQELIQTPHLDRMAAEGTRYLQAYCGTSVCAPSRSSLMTGLHMGHCPVRANREIQPEGQMPLPEGTYTVAKLLQDQGYATACMGKWGMGMFHTSGSPFKLGFDHFYGYNCQRHAHSYFPTYLYNDDQRFELEGNTGKPGRGEKYAQEYIAEETVRWIREQKDEPFFLFYAVTLPHGRYEIDSQGPYADKPWTDKQKNYAAMVTRLDSDVGAILDVLREEGIAENTLVIFSGDNGSSFDPNSEIGRLFDQTMGGKLRGFKRGMYEGALRQAALSWWPGTVPAGRVTEEPWAFWDFLPTAAELVDAELPEDVQTDGVSLVEFLKGGAAPERDYFYWELHERASIQAIRFGDWKAVRNGPDQPVELYNLKNDVGETKNLADEKPELVKKATKMMAEARTEDPNWPMRTAPARRKK, translated from the coding sequence ATGTCCTATGATTCCAGAACCGATCCGAGGAACGACATGCTCAACCGTTCGCTGATTCTGTCCGTTCTGTCGCTGTTGATCGGGGTGACGGTGTTCACGCCCGCCGAGGCTGGCCAGCCGAATATCATCTCCATCCTCTCCGACGACATCGCTCAGGGCGATCTCGGCTGTTACGGGCAGGAGTTGATCCAGACGCCGCATCTCGACCGGATGGCGGCTGAGGGAACGCGTTATCTACAGGCTTATTGCGGCACCAGTGTTTGTGCACCGTCGCGGTCTTCGCTGATGACCGGGCTGCACATGGGGCACTGTCCGGTGCGGGCCAATCGGGAAATCCAGCCGGAAGGGCAGATGCCGCTGCCGGAGGGGACGTACACCGTGGCGAAGCTGCTTCAGGATCAGGGCTATGCGACCGCCTGTATGGGAAAGTGGGGCATGGGAATGTTCCACACGTCGGGCAGCCCGTTCAAGCTCGGCTTCGATCACTTCTACGGCTACAACTGCCAGCGACACGCTCACAGCTACTTCCCGACGTATCTCTACAACGACGATCAGCGGTTCGAACTCGAAGGCAATACCGGCAAGCCGGGACGCGGCGAAAAGTACGCTCAGGAGTACATCGCCGAGGAGACGGTCCGGTGGATCCGCGAGCAGAAAGACGAGCCGTTCTTTCTGTTCTACGCCGTGACACTCCCGCACGGCCGCTACGAAATTGATTCGCAGGGGCCGTATGCCGACAAGCCGTGGACCGACAAGCAGAAGAATTACGCCGCGATGGTCACCCGGCTCGACAGCGATGTCGGGGCGATTCTCGATGTGCTGCGGGAAGAAGGCATCGCGGAAAACACGCTCGTCATTTTTTCCGGCGACAATGGTTCCTCGTTCGATCCGAATTCCGAGATTGGCAGGCTGTTCGACCAGACAATGGGCGGCAAGCTCCGCGGCTTCAAGCGAGGCATGTATGAAGGGGCTCTCCGGCAGGCGGCTCTCTCCTGGTGGCCCGGCACCGTTCCCGCCGGTCGCGTGACAGAAGAGCCGTGGGCCTTCTGGGATTTCCTGCCGACCGCAGCCGAGCTCGTCGATGCCGAACTTCCAGAGGATGTGCAGACCGACGGCGTTTCGCTGGTCGAGTTCCTCAAGGGAGGGGCGGCTCCAGAGCGGGATTATTTCTACTGGGAACTCCATGAGAGAGCATCCATTCAGGCGATCCGCTTCGGCGACTGGAAAGCGGTCCGCAATGGTCCTGATCAGCCGGTCGAACTCTACAATCTGAAGAACGATGTCGGCGAAACCAAGAATCTTGCCGACGAGAAGCCGGAGCTGGTGAAGAAGGCGACAAAAATGATGGCCGAGGCTCGCACCGAAGATCCCAACTGGCCGATGCGAACCGCTCCTGCACGACGAAAAAAGTAG
- the hemQ gene encoding hydrogen peroxide-dependent heme synthase has product MSGRPPMPQTPDEEPSIKLHEGWHCLHIYYRVNQQALNALSPEERAQGREEVGHWLNPEREGAPVRLQVSVTSGHRADLGVMLMDPDPLVIDAVCQGVRSSKLGTVLEPTYSFVSLTEISEYVPTLEQFAEKLQREGANTEDDMFKARVRGYEQRLPAMNKQRIYPDIPPYPVVCFYPMNKIRDPHANWYDLPFSARSELMAEHATSGIKFAGKVSQLITASTGLDDWEWGVTLWARNPAYIKDIVYTMRFDKASARYAEFGQFYIGYVMSAGEALEHLRV; this is encoded by the coding sequence ATGAGTGGACGTCCCCCGATGCCGCAGACGCCGGATGAAGAACCGAGCATCAAGCTTCACGAAGGCTGGCACTGCCTGCATATTTACTATCGCGTGAATCAACAGGCGTTGAATGCCCTCTCGCCGGAAGAGCGGGCTCAGGGCCGCGAAGAGGTCGGCCACTGGCTGAATCCGGAACGCGAAGGGGCTCCGGTCCGGCTGCAGGTTTCGGTGACGTCGGGCCATCGAGCCGATCTCGGCGTGATGCTGATGGACCCCGATCCGCTGGTGATCGATGCGGTCTGTCAGGGCGTTCGTTCGTCGAAACTCGGAACCGTTCTGGAGCCGACGTACTCGTTCGTCTCGCTGACGGAAATCTCCGAGTACGTGCCGACACTCGAGCAGTTCGCCGAGAAGCTGCAGCGGGAAGGAGCCAACACGGAAGACGATATGTTCAAAGCCCGCGTTCGCGGCTACGAACAGCGCCTGCCGGCCATGAACAAGCAGCGAATCTATCCGGACATTCCGCCGTATCCGGTCGTCTGCTTTTACCCGATGAACAAGATCCGCGACCCGCACGCCAACTGGTACGATCTGCCTTTCAGCGCCCGCTCCGAACTGATGGCCGAGCACGCGACGTCCGGGATCAAATTCGCCGGCAAAGTTTCTCAGTTGATCACCGCCTCGACCGGCCTGGACGACTGGGAATGGGGCGTCACCCTCTGGGCCCGCAACCCGGCCTACATCAAAGACATCGTTTACACGATGCGCTTCGACAAAGCCTCGGCTCGCTATGCCGAGTTCGGACAGTTCTACATCGGATACGTAATGTCCGCCGGAGAAGCGCTGGAACACCTGCGGGTGTGA
- a CDS encoding response regulator transcription factor, with protein sequence MTAKHIVLIEDDREISTTLQAVLKNAGYRVTPCSNGIEGRKAIEEGAPDLVVTDMMMPRMGGFPVLEFLKTMDNPPKVIMVTANEGGRHKAYAEMLGVSAYLRKPFAMDLFLDTISDVLSDSDDSPPLKRKSRKS encoded by the coding sequence ATGACCGCCAAGCACATCGTTCTGATCGAAGACGATCGCGAAATCTCCACCACCCTCCAGGCCGTGCTCAAGAACGCCGGATATCGCGTCACCCCATGCAGTAACGGCATTGAAGGACGCAAAGCCATCGAAGAAGGCGCGCCGGATCTTGTCGTGACCGACATGATGATGCCCCGCATGGGCGGCTTCCCGGTGCTGGAGTTCCTGAAGACGATGGACAACCCCCCCAAGGTCATCATGGTGACGGCCAACGAAGGCGGCCGGCATAAGGCTTATGCTGAAATGCTCGGTGTCTCGGCTTATCTGCGAAAGCCTTTCGCGATGGATCTGTTTCTGGACACGATCAGTGACGTCCTTTCCGACAGCGATGACTCTCCGCCCCTGAAGCGGAAGTCTCGCAAGAGCTGA
- a CDS encoding phytoene desaturase family protein, whose amino-acid sequence MTSISLPRTDQFAETPSRNNYDAVVVGSGPNGLSAAITLAEVGWRVLVMEARQTPGGGLRTAELTEPGFHHDICASIMAFAPVSPFFRHLEGKLSLDWVRPAVPCAHPLDDGRAGLLHDSLEETARQLSSDGERFRRLMQSFAQHSEAIYQQVLGPLRPPQSHPLALARFGWYAIRSAQSLANRFQTSEARGLIAGIAAHSGLPLTAPTTSAVALLLGLSGLKGGWPVVKGGAQQLTRALCEHLQSLGGEVVINSPVRSLQDLPASRAVLFDLVPRTVIDIARGTLPDRYLRRLEKFRHGPGVWKVDWALSDPIPWQNESCRKAGTVHVGGSFEELAAGEQSVWDGTSPHAPFVLLTQPSVCDDTRAPDGQHTAWGYCRVPAGNTIDMTERIEAQIERFAPGFRDCIRARHVTTPSDFESYNANYVQGDIAAGVMDWRQAFARPVVSPCPYATPHPRLYLCSASTPPGPGIHGMGGYHAAKVVLKRISLERIALPYVRE is encoded by the coding sequence ATGACTTCGATTTCTCTACCGCGGACGGACCAGTTTGCGGAGACGCCTTCCCGGAATAACTACGACGCAGTCGTGGTTGGCTCAGGTCCCAACGGACTCTCCGCGGCGATTACTCTCGCGGAAGTCGGCTGGCGTGTCCTCGTAATGGAAGCCCGGCAGACACCGGGCGGCGGTCTGCGAACCGCGGAACTGACCGAGCCCGGTTTTCATCACGACATCTGCGCGTCGATCATGGCGTTCGCTCCGGTCTCACCGTTCTTTCGACATCTGGAGGGAAAGCTCTCCCTCGACTGGGTTCGACCAGCCGTTCCGTGTGCCCATCCGCTGGACGACGGACGCGCAGGGCTGCTTCACGATTCTCTGGAAGAGACCGCACGACAGCTCTCTTCCGATGGCGAACGCTTCCGTCGGTTGATGCAGTCGTTCGCTCAACACAGTGAAGCGATCTATCAACAGGTCCTGGGACCATTGCGACCGCCGCAAAGTCACCCCCTCGCGCTGGCAAGGTTCGGCTGGTATGCGATTCGATCCGCCCAATCGCTGGCAAACCGTTTCCAGACTTCCGAAGCCCGGGGCCTCATCGCCGGCATTGCGGCTCATTCCGGACTCCCCCTCACCGCTCCCACCACGTCAGCGGTTGCCCTGCTCCTCGGACTGTCCGGCCTGAAAGGGGGCTGGCCCGTTGTGAAAGGTGGGGCGCAGCAGTTGACTCGCGCACTCTGCGAGCATCTTCAGTCACTGGGAGGTGAGGTCGTCATCAACTCCCCCGTCCGATCGCTTCAGGATCTGCCCGCTTCACGAGCGGTCTTGTTCGATCTCGTGCCTCGCACAGTGATCGACATCGCTCGCGGAACGTTGCCGGATCGCTATCTGCGGCGACTCGAAAAGTTCCGTCACGGTCCCGGCGTCTGGAAAGTCGACTGGGCATTGAGCGACCCCATCCCCTGGCAGAATGAATCCTGCCGCAAAGCCGGCACGGTGCATGTCGGCGGCTCCTTCGAGGAACTTGCCGCCGGCGAGCAATCGGTCTGGGACGGAACGTCTCCCCACGCTCCGTTTGTGCTGCTCACTCAGCCGAGTGTCTGCGACGACACACGAGCTCCAGACGGACAGCACACCGCCTGGGGCTACTGCCGCGTTCCAGCCGGCAACACCATCGATATGACTGAACGCATCGAAGCGCAGATCGAACGCTTCGCCCCCGGTTTCCGCGACTGCATCCGTGCCCGCCATGTGACTACGCCCTCCGACTTCGAGAGCTACAACGCCAACTACGTCCAGGGCGACATCGCCGCCGGCGTGATGGACTGGCGACAAGCCTTCGCTCGACCGGTGGTCAGCCCGTGTCCCTATGCGACGCCCCATCCGCGACTCTACCTCTGCTCGGCCTCAACTCCGCCAGGCCCGGGCATCCACGGAATGGGCGGATATCACGCGGCGAAAGTGGTGCTGAAACGGATCTCACTAGAGCGGATCGCTCTACCGTATGTCCGCGAATGA